In Kordiimonas pumila, a single genomic region encodes these proteins:
- a CDS encoding Eco57I restriction-modification methylase domain-containing protein, which produces MTAKDHGVYYTPPLLAKFLAEHALAASMKGKPLSILEPSCGDGVFIEAIMSCFLKHKNNGHIIDCVELDETALTLAQKRSSHKVMRCNYINADFFDFSLENTKKYDLVIGNPPYVVKKRLSLETTDKCKEVYNAAGLNSRCFRNLWGGFLVQSASFLSENGILAFVLPAELLQVKYSEELRSFLLKCFDRVEIIAFEDIIFEDIEQDTILLIAHKKHSNKGLFSTSRKNISKLLENKPKFKRRPISTHTFKWTSHILTQEELKLLVDLEKQFKPVSSYCTAVAGIVTAANNFFIVNDETLNEYDLEEFAQPIIQKGMYVNGSASFTPEAFKKIKKSGKACHLLDFSKVKKNNFSAQTRRYLELGEKLEIDQRYKCRKRSPWYNVPGIWSSEGLFFKRSHLYPKLLENTSDAVATDSAYRITMLDDYDIQSLVHSFYNSLTLSLAELRGRFYGGGVLELTPNEFKSIPVPYTKISKSDFIEFAGHFDNKGSIDEILLKSDRKILIETFHLNDEVVDKLQIIRQKLTQRRLG; this is translated from the coding sequence ATGACGGCAAAAGATCATGGGGTCTATTATACCCCACCCTTACTTGCCAAGTTTTTAGCGGAACATGCTTTAGCTGCTTCGATGAAGGGTAAACCCCTATCAATTTTAGAGCCTAGTTGTGGTGATGGCGTATTTATTGAAGCCATCATGAGCTGTTTTCTTAAACACAAAAATAATGGTCACATAATTGACTGTGTAGAGCTAGATGAAACTGCATTGACGTTGGCACAAAAACGTTCGTCTCATAAAGTTATGCGCTGTAATTATATTAACGCAGATTTTTTTGATTTTTCTTTAGAAAATACAAAAAAATATGACTTAGTTATTGGAAACCCGCCGTATGTCGTTAAAAAACGACTCTCCCTAGAGACCACGGACAAATGCAAAGAAGTATACAATGCAGCAGGATTGAATAGTCGATGCTTTAGAAACCTGTGGGGTGGATTTTTAGTACAATCGGCCTCTTTCCTTTCGGAAAACGGCATATTAGCTTTTGTGCTACCCGCTGAATTACTGCAGGTAAAGTACTCAGAAGAGTTAAGAAGCTTTCTGCTGAAATGTTTTGATCGTGTGGAGATAATAGCCTTCGAGGATATTATTTTTGAGGACATTGAACAAGACACGATTCTGCTAATCGCTCACAAAAAACACTCTAATAAGGGTCTCTTTTCAACCAGTCGAAAGAACATTTCTAAATTACTAGAAAATAAGCCAAAATTTAAAAGAAGACCTATAAGTACGCACACTTTCAAATGGACTAGTCACATTCTAACACAAGAAGAACTTAAGCTTCTTGTGGACTTAGAAAAACAATTTAAACCAGTGTCCAGCTATTGTACTGCAGTCGCAGGTATAGTTACCGCCGCAAATAATTTTTTTATCGTAAATGATGAAACCCTTAATGAATACGATTTGGAAGAGTTTGCGCAGCCTATCATACAGAAAGGAATGTACGTAAATGGCAGTGCATCCTTTACCCCCGAAGCATTTAAAAAAATCAAAAAAAGTGGAAAAGCTTGCCATTTATTAGATTTCAGCAAGGTTAAAAAAAATAATTTCTCGGCTCAGACGCGGCGATATTTGGAGCTTGGTGAAAAACTGGAAATTGATCAAAGATACAAATGTCGAAAAAGATCACCTTGGTACAATGTTCCTGGAATATGGTCTTCAGAAGGACTCTTCTTTAAGAGAAGTCATCTTTACCCTAAGCTCTTAGAAAACACCTCTGATGCAGTAGCTACTGATTCAGCTTATCGCATTACAATGCTGGACGACTATGACATCCAAAGCCTTGTCCACTCCTTTTATAATTCTCTAACTCTTTCTTTGGCAGAATTAAGAGGTAGGTTTTACGGTGGCGGTGTGCTCGAGCTAACTCCAAATGAGTTTAAATCGATTCCGGTTCCCTACACTAAAATTAGCAAATCGGATTTTATAGAGTTTGCTGGTCACTTTGACAATAAAGGGTCGATTGATGAGATACTTCTCAAATCAGATCGTAAAATTCTGATTGAAACATTTCACTTAAATGATGAAGTGGTAGATAAATTACAAATCATAAGACAGAAGCTTACACAACGGCGTTTAGGCTAA
- a CDS encoding recombinase family protein, giving the protein MSKKNVPSKRSRKIGYARVSTDKQTLYQYLDALEDAGCDKVFTDDATSAVAADRPGLQDARQALRPGDVFVVLSIDRAFRSAIEGLLFLDVLHREGITFYSIYQQMDTRTPEGRKRFTYDVADAEYERAVISRRTRDKMAAAKRRGLHMGRPYKISRRKAVNAWRLLSSGMDIGLIAHKYRVAPVTLGRAFKRYGMEGEV; this is encoded by the coding sequence ATGAGCAAGAAAAATGTGCCTTCCAAACGAAGCCGCAAGATCGGCTACGCGCGGGTTTCCACGGACAAGCAAACGCTCTATCAGTATCTTGATGCGCTGGAAGATGCCGGGTGTGATAAAGTCTTCACCGATGATGCAACCTCAGCCGTTGCTGCAGATAGACCCGGACTTCAAGACGCACGTCAAGCCCTGCGGCCCGGTGATGTATTTGTGGTGCTGTCCATAGACCGGGCGTTTCGTTCCGCTATCGAAGGGTTGCTGTTTCTCGATGTCCTACACAGGGAAGGCATTACCTTTTATTCCATCTATCAGCAGATGGACACGCGGACCCCGGAAGGGCGTAAGCGTTTTACCTATGATGTAGCGGATGCTGAATATGAACGTGCGGTTATCTCCCGCCGAACACGAGACAAGATGGCCGCAGCCAAGCGCCGGGGCTTGCATATGGGCAGGCCCTACAAGATCAGCCGCCGCAAAGCCGTAAATGCATGGCGCTTGCTTTCATCTGGTATGGATATTGGCCTTATCGCCCATAAATACCGCGTTGCTCCGGTGACACTGGGGCGAGCATTCAAGAGATACGGCATGGAAGGTGAAGTATGA
- a CDS encoding ankyrin repeat domain-containing protein, translated as MKNRANQFFSKIVADDLYIPPKDHMTARHVWQAIRYFGVKKNESSELPKELKNLLKIWDQEGDQNYTVLMLAILATNSTVADYLIDREAYLDAVNRDGWTALMMACGSSQESLGVKLVSKKVGLNIQNREKVTALMLASINGLESLACRLITAKANLNVQNKDKNTALIFACNYGREALAFQLIGAKANLNIQGKKGWTALMFACCYGHENIVQRLIDANAKLNLQNEGRWTALMVACFHGQEAVALKLINAKANLSIQNEGKLTALMLACRYGLKAVALRLIAEKANLEAQSDTGSTALMIACHYDQEIVALQLIEEKANLKAQDNEGWTALMIACAKGQEAAAMKLIEAQANLEAKNKVGMTALMFACSYDHEVVALKLIKSDVEINCKNSIGLTTLMFAANANQKYVVRALMKRNVRTDDVWEYEEIKATALGLAREKGHQEIIEMLEAAGALELPPYNPS; from the coding sequence TTGAAGAATAGGGCCAATCAATTCTTCAGCAAAATTGTCGCTGATGATCTATATATTCCGCCCAAAGATCATATGACAGCAAGGCATGTTTGGCAGGCAATCCGGTATTTTGGTGTCAAAAAAAATGAAAGCTCTGAGCTACCGAAAGAACTGAAGAACTTACTGAAAATATGGGATCAAGAAGGGGATCAGAATTATACCGTCCTTATGTTGGCTATTTTAGCTACAAACTCAACCGTAGCGGATTATTTGATTGATCGTGAGGCCTATCTTGACGCTGTTAATAGAGATGGCTGGACTGCGCTCATGATGGCCTGCGGTAGTAGTCAAGAGAGTTTGGGGGTCAAACTAGTTAGTAAAAAAGTAGGCCTCAATATACAAAATAGAGAAAAGGTAACAGCGTTAATGCTCGCCAGCATCAACGGCTTAGAGAGCTTGGCTTGCAGGCTAATAACTGCAAAAGCCAATCTTAATGTGCAGAACAAAGATAAAAATACAGCACTGATATTTGCCTGCAATTATGGGCGGGAGGCTTTGGCATTCCAGTTAATCGGAGCCAAAGCTAATTTAAATATCCAAGGCAAGAAAGGTTGGACGGCATTGATGTTTGCTTGCTGCTATGGGCACGAGAACATTGTGCAAAGATTAATAGATGCAAACGCCAAGCTTAATTTGCAAAACGAAGGTAGATGGACAGCTTTAATGGTTGCTTGCTTTCATGGTCAGGAAGCTGTGGCACTTAAGTTGATCAATGCAAAAGCCAATCTATCCATACAAAACGAAGGGAAGTTGACAGCGTTGATGCTTGCCTGTCGCTATGGCTTAAAAGCAGTGGCCTTACGTTTGATTGCAGAAAAAGCCAACCTTGAAGCACAGAGTGATACCGGCTCGACGGCGCTTATGATTGCCTGCCACTATGATCAGGAAATAGTGGCACTGCAGTTGATTGAAGAGAAAGCTAATCTTAAGGCACAGGATAATGAGGGCTGGACGGCATTGATGATTGCTTGCGCCAAGGGTCAAGAAGCTGCGGCCATGAAGTTGATTGAGGCGCAAGCCAACCTTGAGGCAAAGAATAAAGTTGGCATGACCGCCCTGATGTTTGCCTGTTCCTATGATCATGAAGTCGTGGCGCTGAAACTGATTAAAAGTGATGTTGAGATCAATTGTAAAAATAGTATTGGCCTGACCACTCTGATGTTTGCAGCCAATGCTAATCAGAAATACGTTGTGAGAGCCCTAATGAAACGGAATGTGCGTACAGATGATGTATGGGAATATGAGGAAATTAAAGCTACTGCGCTTGGGCTGGCAAGAGAAAAAGGTCATCAAGAAATCATAGAAATGCTTGAAGCGGCAGGCGCTCTCGAACTCCCACCCTACAACCCCTCATAA
- a CDS encoding HNH endonuclease signature motif containing protein has product MLRRSIPTRTHTDQSGNYRAYRDPLKADFSNRCGYCDIHDEVLGVPFHIDHFAPLERFGELETDYSNLVYACPSCNRAKWNHWPMSTARPSHDNQRGFIDPCESEYDDHLERRTDGSIAGKTPLGAYISKRLKLQLRKHRFLWLLDRVMEQCEKVEVVLQSVDEDDPDIEELKKQHYELLRHYQAYHKIIRTKV; this is encoded by the coding sequence ATGCTTAGGCGTAGCATACCAACCAGAACACATACTGATCAATCAGGCAATTATCGCGCTTACCGTGATCCACTGAAGGCTGACTTTAGTAATCGTTGCGGATATTGTGATATTCATGATGAAGTTTTGGGTGTTCCCTTCCATATTGACCACTTCGCTCCACTGGAACGCTTCGGAGAGCTAGAGACTGACTATTCGAATCTAGTATATGCTTGCCCAAGTTGTAATCGTGCAAAATGGAATCATTGGCCAATGAGTACCGCCCGGCCATCGCATGACAATCAACGAGGCTTTATTGATCCTTGCGAAAGTGAATATGATGACCATTTGGAGCGGCGCACTGATGGTAGTATTGCGGGTAAAACCCCTTTAGGTGCCTATATATCCAAGAGACTCAAATTGCAGTTAAGGAAACACCGTTTTCTATGGCTCCTAGACCGCGTGATGGAACAATGTGAGAAAGTGGAAGTTGTTTTACAATCCGTTGACGAGGATGATCCGGATATAGAAGAACTCAAAAAGCAGCATTATGAATTATTAAGACATTATCAGGCTTACCATAAAATTATCAGGACTAAAGTATGA
- a CDS encoding ATP-binding protein, translating to MAKDHNKSDGEQAHNLDENPKLSKAGNLVEHVKSIIKELYNDNRVQAFDQLNEIANFVGNGSDYSQDAIIELREGLKMLRNDNLTLSERKRISKSINSAKKAWLKYYFTSVKYGRIKDNEWVLNAYIKKYGKKVNPFETVNEEKHWLRANNDTFIPFVGREKEMSALTDFISIETQKNFQMWAIVGPSGAGKTRLMVHWGNSGVLDKWRVINVDQYRQPDLTNIDQPTLITIDYIYGYEDLIAAILSCARDGDFVHPVRLLLLDHATPDHMEDLLKGPRFDYGGTQLADSGIVEENYFFKDEPLKLLVTENKQGDQFLADIISGVCKYPPDHVEIQKGVAYLKDTIGARQPLFAALVGDAILNNLSFVSGDRRELIAGFLQHRHRITWRMDQREYVNLSYRKGAWAACFIAAATARRGADYRVLVDCIPDGFEDAKKQIMQDLMDFKALCAGVVSGETETHLKAFEPDILGESHFLLLLQEIKSNLWDFDRVLLALIVEGERSVAEQSAVQFVAFMTRLARNLTNDDQSLMETQQHWDAIETFLTPERFPENSPFRWAVASACFELAEILEEKKVEE from the coding sequence TTGGCCAAAGATCACAATAAATCGGATGGTGAGCAAGCACACAATTTGGATGAAAATCCGAAGCTATCCAAAGCTGGAAACTTGGTTGAGCATGTAAAATCAATCATCAAGGAACTTTACAACGATAATAGGGTACAAGCTTTTGATCAACTGAATGAGATTGCAAATTTTGTCGGAAATGGGAGCGATTATTCTCAAGACGCAATTATTGAGCTCAGAGAAGGTCTCAAAATGCTCCGAAACGATAACTTAACCCTGAGTGAACGCAAGCGAATCTCTAAGTCTATCAATTCAGCAAAGAAAGCATGGCTAAAATATTATTTTACCAGCGTTAAATATGGTCGAATAAAAGACAACGAATGGGTATTGAATGCCTACATCAAGAAATACGGGAAAAAGGTCAATCCGTTCGAGACGGTTAACGAAGAAAAGCATTGGCTACGCGCAAATAACGATACGTTCATTCCCTTTGTAGGGCGTGAGAAAGAGATGTCTGCGCTGACGGACTTTATATCCATTGAAACTCAAAAGAATTTTCAAATGTGGGCTATTGTTGGTCCGTCTGGGGCTGGTAAAACGCGCCTTATGGTCCACTGGGGTAACAGCGGGGTTCTGGATAAGTGGCGGGTGATAAATGTTGATCAATATCGTCAACCAGACCTTACCAATATTGATCAGCCAACGCTTATAACCATTGACTATATTTATGGCTATGAGGACCTAATCGCGGCCATTTTATCTTGTGCAAGAGATGGTGATTTTGTTCATCCTGTACGATTGTTATTACTTGATCATGCAACACCAGATCATATGGAGGACCTTTTAAAAGGTCCTCGTTTTGATTACGGAGGTACTCAATTAGCAGATTCCGGTATTGTGGAGGAAAATTACTTTTTCAAAGACGAACCTCTGAAGCTTTTAGTCACAGAAAATAAACAAGGGGACCAATTTTTAGCAGATATCATTTCTGGGGTTTGTAAGTATCCACCAGATCATGTTGAGATTCAAAAAGGTGTTGCTTACTTGAAGGATACCATTGGTGCTCGCCAGCCCCTTTTTGCAGCTCTTGTGGGCGATGCGATTCTCAATAATCTATCCTTTGTGTCTGGAGATCGTCGAGAGTTGATCGCCGGATTTTTGCAGCATCGCCATCGGATCACTTGGCGTATGGATCAGAGAGAATATGTGAATTTATCCTATCGGAAAGGTGCGTGGGCAGCATGCTTTATTGCTGCTGCTACAGCACGCCGAGGAGCAGACTATCGGGTGTTAGTTGACTGTATTCCCGATGGTTTTGAAGATGCTAAAAAACAGATTATGCAAGATTTAATGGACTTCAAGGCTCTATGCGCCGGGGTGGTCTCGGGTGAGACGGAAACACATCTGAAAGCCTTTGAGCCTGATATTCTTGGTGAGAGCCACTTCTTGCTTCTTTTGCAGGAAATTAAAAGCAACCTGTGGGACTTTGATAGGGTACTTTTGGCTCTCATCGTTGAAGGAGAAAGGTCCGTTGCCGAGCAAAGTGCCGTGCAGTTTGTCGCTTTTATGACACGGCTGGCTCGCAACCTAACGAATGATGATCAATCGCTCATGGAAACTCAACAACATTGGGACGCTATTGAGACTTTCCTAACACCTGAACGGTTTCCAGAAAACAGCCCTTTCAGGTGGGCTGTAGCCAGCGCCTGTTTTGAGTTGGCGGAGATTTTGGAAGAGAAGAAAGTTGAAGAATAG
- a CDS encoding helix-turn-helix domain-containing protein yields MTRWTPDEPINQHICQRVRERRLDLGISLKTLAGVLDVSWQQMQKYDRGKSIISATKLHTLAHELGVPVAWFYEGL; encoded by the coding sequence ATGACCCGCTGGACCCCGGACGAGCCAATTAATCAGCATATTTGCCAGCGTGTGCGAGAGCGGCGATTAGACCTTGGAATCAGCCTTAAAACACTAGCCGGTGTTTTAGATGTAAGCTGGCAACAAATGCAGAAATATGACCGAGGCAAAAGCATTATAAGCGCGACGAAGCTGCATACGCTCGCTCATGAACTCGGCGTGCCCGTGGCGTGGTTTTATGAGGGGTTGTAG
- a CDS encoding DNA-binding transcriptional response regulator codes for MAPYKILYIDEEKIWRDNFTRYTYDAFEVETIAPFEDQDELLHYIRYSSAEAVILDHLLSEKMPEINYDGVDIVKKLKQYNERFPLFVLTSHDVKAMEQAEDVNYVYPKNVISQKEKQVDGKGEFNERIRLQIEHYQKACEASENEFMALIQKADTGPLNALEEERLIELDTFLSQQVGHDLDIPEHLKKTSNAELTQKLINISEELISKITAQKIDNA; via the coding sequence ATGGCTCCATACAAGATTTTGTATATAGATGAGGAAAAAATCTGGAGAGATAACTTCACCCGCTACACTTATGACGCTTTTGAAGTTGAAACCATTGCTCCGTTTGAAGATCAAGATGAACTATTACATTACATCCGTTACTCATCCGCTGAGGCTGTGATCTTGGATCATCTATTGTCAGAGAAAATGCCAGAAATAAATTATGATGGTGTTGATATTGTTAAAAAACTGAAACAATACAATGAACGATTTCCACTTTTTGTCCTTACTTCTCATGATGTCAAAGCAATGGAGCAAGCCGAAGATGTCAATTATGTTTATCCAAAAAATGTGATTTCACAAAAAGAGAAACAAGTTGATGGCAAAGGCGAGTTTAATGAGAGAATCCGATTACAAATCGAGCACTATCAAAAAGCGTGTGAAGCTTCAGAAAACGAGTTTATGGCCTTAATCCAAAAAGCAGATACAGGTCCATTAAACGCATTAGAAGAAGAGCGCCTAATCGAGCTTGATACATTTTTAAGCCAACAAGTTGGCCATGACCTTGATATACCTGAACACCTAAAAAAAACATCCAATGCTGAATTAACCCAAAAACTAATAAACATTTCCGAAGAACTAATTTCAAAAATAACGGCTCAAAAGATAGACAATGCTTAG
- a CDS encoding sensor histidine kinase, protein MSKKVHFKVSARTARLIGRENVSSAESALIELVKNAYDADAQNCIIYFDNKGQLHIMDDGHGMSDTIIEDYWMTIGTNNKERDYISSKLGRIKSGEKGIGRFALDRLGQTCSMLTKPIKSEVGFIWVADWKDFESDEFDTVEQIEADLDTVKLQLSNTANEIFSATKTPAIKSIKQFPFNSGTFISVEDLRDSWQSNELERLYKSLSTLIPPKEQTTFDIYLFSEQYPKRFGKIETSPCDDYDYKVIAEVSQDNKALITITRNEFDLKRIDPDLFKRGGMKEFPFDMQTFSNKTFKYEKTLSQLMPGFEREAAESAVENIGGFTFTFYFMKKHLGSEEKEKFFHKDINAKLRNDWLQEHVGIKIFRDNFRVRPYGEPNSSSMDWLGLGPRYGSNPAGVARKGQYKTREHNLSGIVDISRVNNPFLKDLSSRTGIHENSAFDLFKQLLISIVNEFEYDRSYIAYEMDALHKAKSPKEERAKRAEEIAKRTKKNQKRTETEEEDTTEDIEVLIQHAEDLKEERDELLNEQKILRVLASSGSMLATFGHEVHAMQNIINDRAATLKSLIEPYLDEATAIDIPSAFNPYSYIDQTAETDEKLLHWMKFALSGIRKDKRNRRKIGLKKYFSDFESLWKLFLEDRKIEIKINPVEDDVKFRGFEAELDALFNNLIINSVEVFSKKIKFDERRISFSVARKDQEIHISYRDTGTGLSPDIDDPSKIFNLYFSTKRNPNTGQTIGTGIGMYLVKSIVDDYEGSMSFGKAQNGFSLNITLPAA, encoded by the coding sequence TATTTCGACAACAAAGGACAACTCCATATAATGGATGATGGTCATGGAATGTCCGATACAATTATCGAAGATTATTGGATGACCATTGGCACCAATAACAAAGAGAGAGACTATATATCCTCAAAGCTAGGACGCATAAAATCAGGTGAAAAAGGTATTGGCCGCTTTGCCCTAGACCGATTGGGCCAAACCTGCTCAATGCTTACAAAACCTATAAAGTCAGAAGTGGGCTTTATTTGGGTGGCTGACTGGAAAGATTTCGAAAGTGACGAGTTTGATACAGTCGAGCAGATTGAGGCTGACCTTGATACTGTTAAACTGCAATTATCTAATACCGCAAATGAAATTTTTTCTGCCACAAAAACTCCCGCAATAAAAAGTATAAAACAGTTCCCCTTTAATTCAGGCACTTTTATTAGCGTAGAAGATTTGAGAGACTCTTGGCAATCAAATGAATTAGAGCGGTTATACAAGTCTTTAAGCACCCTAATACCGCCAAAAGAACAAACAACTTTCGACATTTATCTTTTTTCAGAACAATACCCAAAACGTTTTGGCAAAATAGAAACCAGTCCTTGTGATGACTACGACTACAAAGTAATCGCAGAGGTATCACAAGACAATAAAGCTCTTATCACAATTACTAGAAATGAATTTGATCTAAAGCGCATTGATCCAGACCTATTTAAACGTGGGGGAATGAAGGAGTTTCCCTTCGATATGCAAACGTTTTCTAATAAAACCTTCAAGTATGAGAAAACCTTATCACAACTCATGCCCGGTTTTGAACGCGAAGCCGCAGAAAGCGCAGTGGAAAATATAGGCGGTTTTACTTTTACTTTTTACTTTATGAAGAAACACCTTGGCTCTGAAGAGAAAGAAAAATTCTTTCACAAGGATATAAATGCCAAACTCAGAAATGATTGGCTTCAAGAACATGTAGGGATAAAGATATTTCGGGATAACTTCAGAGTTCGGCCATATGGCGAACCCAATAGTTCTTCAATGGACTGGTTAGGTCTAGGGCCGAGGTATGGTTCAAACCCCGCGGGTGTGGCAAGAAAAGGTCAGTATAAAACTCGTGAACACAACCTTTCAGGCATTGTAGATATTTCGCGGGTTAACAATCCATTTTTAAAAGACCTTTCTAGTCGCACAGGTATCCATGAAAATAGTGCATTCGACTTATTTAAACAGCTGTTAATTAGTATTGTGAATGAATTCGAGTACGATAGAAGTTATATAGCTTATGAAATGGATGCCTTGCATAAGGCAAAAAGTCCAAAAGAAGAAAGAGCCAAGCGCGCTGAAGAAATTGCCAAAAGAACAAAAAAAAACCAGAAACGCACTGAAACTGAAGAAGAAGATACAACAGAAGATATAGAAGTTTTAATCCAACACGCAGAAGACCTTAAAGAAGAACGTGACGAGCTTTTAAATGAACAAAAAATACTTCGGGTGCTAGCTAGCAGCGGGTCAATGCTTGCTACGTTTGGTCACGAAGTCCATGCGATGCAAAATATTATAAATGATAGAGCCGCGACACTGAAAAGCCTTATTGAACCGTATTTAGATGAAGCCACAGCGATTGACATTCCAAGTGCCTTCAACCCTTACTCATACATTGACCAAACAGCAGAGACTGATGAGAAACTTCTGCATTGGATGAAATTTGCACTATCCGGCATTAGAAAAGACAAACGAAATAGACGAAAAATTGGTCTGAAAAAGTACTTTTCCGACTTTGAAAGTCTGTGGAAACTATTTCTTGAAGATAGAAAAATAGAGATAAAGATCAATCCTGTTGAGGATGATGTAAAGTTTCGAGGTTTTGAGGCAGAACTTGATGCGTTGTTTAACAACTTAATTATTAACTCAGTTGAGGTTTTCAGTAAAAAAATTAAATTTGATGAAAGAAGAATTTCATTTTCAGTAGCTCGTAAAGATCAAGAAATTCATATTTCTTACAGAGATACTGGTACGGGCCTATCTCCAGACATTGACGACCCAAGCAAGATTTTTAATCTCTACTTTTCTACAAAACGCAACCCAAATACTGGCCAAACCATAGGAACCGGTATTGGAATGTACTTGGTTAAGTCTATTGTTGATGATTACGAAGGCTCCATGAGTTTTGGGAAAGCTCAAAATGGCTTTTCATTAAACATTACACTTCCAGCAGCATGA